One Beggiatoa leptomitoformis DNA segment encodes these proteins:
- the dnaN gene encoding DNA polymerase III subunit beta yields MKLTIVRKDLINPLKMVNGAVEPRQTLPILGNTLVEVKEQTLYLTATDAEIEISCCIPLDAENEIVEGRTTIPARKFLDICRSLNDSTQIEIQTDAESRVSIKSGRSRFTLSTLNAEEFPTLSADKQSETTLRFTFSVAQRTLRDLLAQTQFSMAQQDVRYYLNGLLFDLMPGELAVVATDGHRLAMAKETFTLEGVEPTQVIIPRKAVNELARMLNDNADAQITVSVYDNYIKFSFADRIVLSSKLIDGRFPDYRGVIPAYPDKFITTSCDVLKQSLSRASILSNEKYKGVRLSFNPQRLIITARNPEQEEAEEELEVDYDGEAFEIGFNVTYLLDVLNAIMTKEVELCFGDINASCLIKPKEIEHTKYVIMPMRL; encoded by the coding sequence ATGAAATTAACCATAGTTCGTAAAGATTTAATAAACCCCTTAAAAATGGTCAATGGTGCTGTTGAGCCTCGTCAAACATTGCCTATTTTAGGCAATACCCTTGTTGAGGTAAAAGAGCAAACACTATACCTCACTGCAACTGATGCAGAAATTGAAATTTCCTGCTGTATCCCTTTAGATGCAGAAAACGAGATTGTAGAAGGGCGCACCACCATTCCTGCCCGTAAATTTCTTGATATTTGCCGTTCTTTAAACGATAGCACTCAAATTGAAATCCAAACCGATGCAGAAAGTCGTGTATCAATCAAATCAGGACGCAGTCGTTTTACATTATCAACGTTAAATGCAGAAGAATTTCCTACCCTTTCCGCCGATAAACAATCAGAAACAACGTTACGTTTTACATTCTCCGTTGCGCAACGCACACTCCGCGATTTACTAGCGCAAACCCAATTTTCTATGGCGCAACAAGATGTTCGCTACTATTTAAATGGTTTATTATTTGATTTAATGCCCGGTGAATTAGCGGTAGTCGCAACCGATGGACACCGTTTAGCGATGGCAAAAGAAACATTTACCTTAGAAGGGGTTGAGCCGACGCAAGTTATCATTCCGCGCAAAGCTGTCAACGAATTAGCACGAATGCTCAATGATAATGCTGACGCGCAAATTACCGTTTCTGTCTATGATAACTACATAAAATTTTCTTTTGCCGACCGTATCGTATTGAGCAGTAAGTTAATTGATGGGCGTTTTCCTGATTATCGCGGCGTGATTCCTGCCTATCCTGATAAATTTATAACAACTTCTTGCGATGTTTTAAAACAATCCCTATCACGCGCGTCCATTTTATCCAATGAAAAATATAAAGGTGTGCGCCTTAGTTTTAATCCACAACGGCTCATTATTACAGCCCGCAACCCCGAACAAGAAGAAGCAGAAGAAGAACTAGAAGTTGACTATGACGGTGAAGCCTTTGAAATTGGCTTTAATGTTACGTATTTACTAGACGTTTTAAACGCCATTATGACCAAAGAAGTTGAATTATGCTTTGGTGATATAAATGCCAGTTGCCTGATTAAACCGAAAGAGATTGAACACACCAAATACGTTATCATGCCAATGCGTTTATAA
- the rpmH gene encoding 50S ribosomal protein L34: MKRTFQPSLIVRKRRHGFRARMQTRSGRLIIKARRAKGRHRLSA; the protein is encoded by the coding sequence ATGAAAAGAACATTCCAACCCAGTCTTATTGTTCGTAAACGTCGTCACGGATTCCGTGCGCGGATGCAAACCCGTAGCGGCAGACTCATCATTAAAGCACGTCGTGCAAAAGGACGGCATCGTCTGAGTGCTTAA
- the aceE gene encoding pyruvate dehydrogenase (acetyl-transferring), homodimeric type, with protein MAEYHDIDPQETQEWLDALEAVLAREGSERAHFLLESLIEKARRSGTYLPFSANTAYVNTIPRHLEEHSPGDAALEWNIRSLIRWNALAMVVRANRKTTELGGHIASFASSATLYDVGFNHFFHAPTSQHGGDLVYIQGHTAPGVYARAFLEGRLTEENLEFFRQEITSEHGLSSYPHPWLMPDFWQFPTVSMGLSPLMAIYQARFMKYLHDRGLSNNEGRKVWAFMGDGEMDEPESLGAISLAGREKLDNLVFVVNCNLQRLDGPVRGNGKIIQELEADFRGSGWNVIKVIWGSYWDPLFAMDTDGLLVKLMEETVDGEYQNYKAKGGAYTREHFFGKYPKLKEMVANMSDDDIWRLNRGGHDPHKVYAAYAAATKHTGQPTVILAKTIKGYGMGGAGEAQNITHQQKKMGTEELKEFRDRFNIPIPDDKIADAPFYRPAEDSPEMQYLKARREALGGYLPARRRNAAPLEVPELNAFESVLQGSGEREQSTTMAFVRLLTILTRDKNLGKYIVPIVPDESRTFGMEGMFRQLGIYSSEGQKYSPQDADQIMFYREDKQGQILQEGINEAGAFSSWIAAGTAYSNHGINMIPFYIFYSMFGFQRIGDLAWAAGDIQARGFLVGGTSGRTTLAGEGLQHQDGHSHLMAETIPNCVTYDPTYGYELAVIVQDGLRRMYKDQENIFYYITTLNENYPQPAMPANLDTTGILKGMYLLKESDVKKKGTKKVQLMGCGSILREVIAGAELLAQDFGIHADIWSVPSVTELRREGLDTQRWNLLHPDQKPKQAYISQCLEGRAGPVVIATDYMKLFSDQLRPFITQPYYVLGTDGFGRSDRRTALRAFFEVDRYYVAITALKGLADMGDIPVNKVTEAMQKYGINPDKPNPTTV; from the coding sequence ATGGCAGAGTACCACGACATAGACCCACAAGAAACACAAGAATGGTTAGATGCATTAGAAGCCGTATTAGCCCGTGAAGGCTCTGAACGTGCGCACTTCTTACTCGAATCTTTAATCGAGAAAGCCCGCCGCTCAGGTACTTATTTACCCTTCAGCGCAAATACAGCCTATGTCAACACCATCCCCCGCCATTTGGAGGAACACAGTCCCGGAGATGCCGCCTTAGAATGGAATATCCGTTCTCTGATTCGCTGGAACGCCCTTGCTATGGTCGTCCGTGCTAATCGTAAAACAACAGAATTAGGCGGACACATCGCAAGTTTTGCATCCTCTGCGACTTTATATGATGTTGGTTTTAATCACTTTTTCCACGCACCGACCAGTCAACACGGTGGTGATTTAGTTTATATTCAAGGACACACCGCACCCGGTGTTTACGCCCGTGCCTTCTTAGAAGGACGCTTAACCGAAGAAAACCTAGAGTTTTTCCGCCAAGAAATTACCTCCGAGCATGGTCTATCTTCCTATCCGCACCCTTGGTTAATGCCCGATTTCTGGCAATTTCCTACTGTCTCCATGGGCTTAAGTCCCCTAATGGCGATTTATCAAGCCCGTTTCATGAAATACCTACATGACCGTGGCTTAAGCAATAATGAAGGGCGCAAAGTCTGGGCATTTATGGGCGATGGCGAAATGGACGAGCCCGAATCTTTAGGCGCGATTTCCCTCGCAGGACGAGAAAAACTCGACAACCTCGTTTTTGTCGTCAATTGCAACTTACAACGCCTAGATGGTCCTGTACGCGGTAACGGCAAAATTATTCAAGAGTTAGAAGCGGATTTCCGTGGCTCAGGTTGGAACGTCATTAAAGTCATTTGGGGGTCTTATTGGGACCCACTTTTTGCAATGGACACCGATGGTTTACTCGTCAAATTGATGGAAGAAACCGTCGACGGCGAATATCAGAATTACAAAGCCAAAGGCGGTGCTTATACCCGCGAACATTTTTTCGGTAAATATCCAAAACTCAAAGAAATGGTTGCCAATATGAGCGACGACGATATATGGCGACTCAATCGCGGTGGTCACGACCCGCACAAAGTCTATGCCGCTTATGCAGCCGCGACCAAACACACAGGACAACCCACCGTTATTCTTGCTAAAACCATTAAAGGCTACGGCATGGGCGGTGCAGGCGAAGCCCAAAATATCACCCACCAACAGAAAAAAATGGGGACGGAAGAGCTTAAAGAATTCCGTGACCGTTTCAATATTCCCATTCCTGACGACAAAATTGCTGACGCGCCTTTCTACCGCCCCGCCGAAGACAGCCCCGAAATGCAATACCTCAAAGCCCGACGCGAAGCCCTTGGCGGTTATCTCCCCGCCCGTCGACGCAATGCAGCCCCGCTCGAAGTGCCAGAACTCAACGCCTTTGAAAGCGTCTTACAAGGCAGTGGCGAGCGCGAACAATCCACAACGATGGCATTTGTCCGCCTGCTCACCATCCTCACCCGCGATAAAAATCTGGGTAAATACATTGTGCCTATCGTCCCCGATGAATCGCGCACATTCGGTATGGAAGGCATGTTCCGCCAACTCGGCATTTACTCCTCCGAAGGGCAAAAATACAGCCCCCAAGATGCCGACCAAATCATGTTTTATCGTGAAGATAAACAAGGGCAAATTCTACAAGAAGGTATCAACGAAGCAGGCGCGTTCTCCTCATGGATAGCCGCAGGTACTGCCTACAGCAATCATGGCATTAACATGATTCCCTTCTATATCTTCTATTCCATGTTCGGCTTCCAACGCATTGGCGACCTCGCATGGGCAGCGGGTGACATCCAAGCCCGTGGCTTCCTCGTTGGCGGTACATCAGGACGCACCACCCTTGCAGGCGAAGGCCTACAACACCAAGACGGACACAGTCACCTGATGGCAGAAACCATCCCCAACTGCGTCACCTACGACCCTACTTATGGCTATGAACTCGCTGTTATCGTCCAAGACGGTTTACGGCGCATGTACAAAGACCAAGAAAACATTTTCTACTACATCACCACCTTAAACGAAAACTACCCACAACCCGCCATGCCTGCCAACCTCGACACCACTGGCATCCTCAAAGGCATGTATCTACTTAAAGAAAGCGACGTTAAGAAAAAAGGCACGAAAAAAGTCCAACTCATGGGATGTGGCTCAATCCTGCGCGAAGTCATCGCAGGCGCGGAACTCCTCGCCCAAGACTTCGGCATACACGCCGATATCTGGAGCGTCCCCAGTGTCACCGAACTCCGTCGAGAGGGACTAGACACACAACGCTGGAATCTCCTCCACCCCGACCAAAAACCCAAACAAGCCTATATCAGCCAATGCCTAGAAGGACGTGCAGGCCCTGTTGTTATCGCCACCGACTACATGAAACTGTTCAGCGACCAACTCCGCCCCTTCATTACCCAACCCTACTACGTACTTGGCACCGACGGCTTTGGACGTAGCGACCGACGCACCGCCCTCCGCGCCTTCTTCGAAGTCGACCGCTACTACGTCGCTATCACCGCCTTAAAAGGACTCGCCGACATGGGCGATATACCCGTCAACAAGGTCACGGAAGCCATGCAAAAATATGGCATCAATCCCGACAAGCCCAATCCAACGACGGTATAA
- a CDS encoding TolC family outer membrane protein codes for MSKKQIGALLLVGIFLQPAQADTLPEVIKRTLNNNPDVLITTNTRLAVDQALRQARANYLPSIELNGGYGREKSDNPTTQAQTGGDRSLNRSELSLTVSQTLFDGFSTRYAVENQSAQVESAAHRVADVSEIIALRTTEVYIDVFRRKELLELAKDNLVTHQKTLDQVREVVESGARGKADLQQTESRLALANSNLINAQGNLRDAEASYKRVTDELPKNLEKVNTDAVRQAIPRSIEALIDLALQNHPSILSAQADLAAAEAAYQQSGANYMPHVYVELGASKNENLDGVEGDNDDLSAMLKMRYNLYKGGADSAKRAETAKRIDVAKETLRRNQRIVEENAKLAWNSMITIRERLQYIQQHVDATSLVLSSYREQFKLGQRSLLDVLDSENELFSARSTLTAGQYTELLSLFNVLESSGMLLQTLSIPRPTEAAIQKD; via the coding sequence ATGAGTAAAAAACAAATTGGTGCGTTATTACTAGTGGGTATTTTTCTACAACCCGCCCAAGCAGATACCTTGCCAGAAGTGATTAAACGCACTTTAAACAATAACCCTGATGTACTGATTACCACAAACACACGGCTTGCAGTTGACCAAGCGCTACGCCAAGCTCGCGCAAACTATTTACCTTCTATCGAATTAAATGGTGGTTATGGACGAGAAAAAAGTGACAATCCAACCACTCAAGCACAAACAGGCGGCGATAGAAGCCTAAATCGCAGTGAATTAAGTTTAACTGTGTCACAAACCTTATTTGATGGATTTAGCACACGCTATGCCGTAGAAAATCAAAGTGCGCAAGTTGAATCCGCTGCGCATCGTGTTGCAGATGTTTCAGAAATCATTGCATTACGCACGACTGAAGTCTATATCGACGTTTTTCGTCGGAAAGAACTACTCGAATTAGCAAAAGACAATTTAGTAACGCATCAAAAAACGTTAGACCAAGTGCGCGAAGTAGTAGAAAGTGGCGCAAGGGGTAAAGCCGATTTGCAACAAACGGAAAGCCGTCTAGCCCTTGCTAACTCTAATCTCATTAATGCACAAGGGAATTTACGCGACGCAGAAGCCAGCTATAAACGTGTAACAGATGAGTTGCCCAAAAACTTAGAGAAAGTTAATACAGATGCAGTTCGCCAAGCAATCCCAAGAAGTATAGAAGCCTTAATCGATCTTGCCTTACAAAATCACCCTTCCATACTCTCAGCCCAAGCAGACTTAGCCGCTGCTGAAGCCGCTTACCAACAATCTGGCGCAAATTACATGCCGCATGTTTATGTAGAATTAGGCGCGAGTAAAAACGAAAATTTAGATGGGGTTGAAGGCGACAATGATGATTTAAGTGCTATGTTAAAAATGCGTTACAACCTCTACAAAGGCGGTGCTGACAGTGCTAAACGCGCCGAAACTGCAAAACGCATCGATGTCGCAAAAGAAACACTACGCCGTAATCAACGCATTGTAGAAGAAAATGCTAAACTCGCTTGGAACAGCATGATAACCATTCGGGAACGCTTGCAATATATTCAACAACATGTTGATGCAACAAGCTTAGTTTTATCCTCATACCGTGAGCAATTTAAACTAGGACAACGCAGCCTCTTAGACGTGTTAGATTCAGAAAATGAATTATTCAGTGCGCGTTCAACCCTCACAGCGGGACAATACACTGAATTATTAAGCCTGTTTAATGTATTAGAAAGTTCAGGCATGTTATTACAAACTTTAAGTATTCCGCGTCCAACCGAAGCGGCAATACAGAAAGATTGA
- the yidC gene encoding membrane protein insertase YidC: MDNIRLILIFTLLFILLLIYQQWQLDYGPKPVSTAPVAMNPLSANGNPVTNTANELPPSILDKSHQATATALPDVPSTQSILPRQTAITVETDVLKLEINSVGGDIRQIALPKYPVSLEEANKPFQLLNDTLPNLFVAQSGLLPADYAPSHQTVYQSTETQYHLADGEQTLNVVLTWHNAQGIQVEKIYTFTRGSYVVQVKHHVKNNSDAPWQVRQYAQFQRTQVAEAGQSSFIHTYMGGAIASPNSRYEKLTFANINDDKLNQEKRPSWANGWAAMIQHYFVSAWVPDKEQLFNYYTNVIKQGQRYVLGFYGQLETIAPKTEHEFNLQFYAGPKIQDHLGALAPGLELTVDYGWFWFISQPLFWLLSLLHSFFGNWGWAIIILTLMIKLAFFHLSATSYKSMANMRRVQPRLMSIKERYGDDRAKMNQALMDLYKKEKINPLGGCLPILVQIPVFIALYWVLLESVELRQADFILWLNDLSRPDPFFVLPLIMGATMLLQQKLNPAPIDPMQQKVMMALPLVFTVFFAFFPSGLVLYWVVNNSLSIAQQWVITKKVVGEVKLD; encoded by the coding sequence ATGGATAATATCAGACTCATCCTGATTTTTACCCTGCTATTCATTTTGTTACTGATTTATCAACAATGGCAACTCGATTACGGACCAAAACCTGTAAGCACTGCACCTGTTGCAATGAATCCTTTATCGGCGAATGGTAATCCCGTTACAAATACTGCTAACGAATTGCCACCCAGCATCTTAGATAAGAGTCATCAAGCAACCGCAACTGCTTTGCCAGATGTGCCTTCAACCCAGAGCATATTGCCCCGTCAAACAGCCATTACGGTAGAAACTGATGTTTTAAAACTAGAGATTAATAGCGTTGGGGGGGATATTCGGCAAATTGCATTACCTAAATATCCTGTCAGTTTAGAAGAAGCTAATAAACCTTTTCAACTACTTAACGATACACTGCCTAATCTGTTTGTTGCACAGTCTGGTTTATTGCCCGCAGACTATGCACCTTCGCATCAAACCGTTTATCAAAGCACAGAAACGCAATACCATTTAGCTGATGGCGAACAAACCTTAAACGTTGTTTTAACATGGCACAATGCGCAAGGGATTCAAGTTGAGAAAATCTATACCTTTACACGTGGCAGTTATGTCGTACAAGTAAAACACCATGTAAAAAATAATAGCGATGCACCATGGCAAGTACGGCAATACGCGCAATTCCAACGTACCCAAGTTGCAGAAGCAGGGCAATCCAGTTTTATTCATACTTACATGGGGGGAGCAATAGCAAGCCCTAACAGTCGGTATGAAAAATTAACTTTCGCCAACATCAACGATGACAAACTGAATCAAGAAAAACGTCCAAGCTGGGCAAATGGCTGGGCGGCAATGATTCAACACTATTTTGTCAGCGCGTGGGTTCCAGATAAAGAACAACTATTTAACTACTATACCAACGTTATCAAACAAGGACAGCGGTATGTATTAGGGTTTTATGGACAACTAGAAACCATTGCCCCTAAAACAGAACACGAATTTAATCTCCAATTTTATGCAGGCCCTAAAATTCAAGACCACTTAGGCGCGCTCGCACCCGGATTGGAACTCACCGTTGATTACGGCTGGTTCTGGTTTATTTCACAACCCCTATTCTGGTTACTTTCCTTATTACACAGCTTCTTTGGTAACTGGGGCTGGGCAATTATCATTTTAACTTTAATGATTAAACTTGCCTTTTTCCATTTGTCTGCAACCAGTTACAAATCAATGGCAAACATGCGTCGTGTCCAACCCCGTTTAATGTCAATTAAAGAACGTTACGGCGATGATCGGGCAAAGATGAATCAAGCCCTCATGGACTTGTATAAAAAGGAAAAAATTAACCCTTTGGGCGGTTGTTTGCCGATTTTGGTACAAATCCCCGTGTTTATTGCTTTATATTGGGTGTTACTAGAAAGTGTAGAATTGCGTCAAGCCGATTTTATTTTATGGTTAAACGACTTATCGCGTCCTGACCCCTTCTTTGTGTTGCCTCTTATCATGGGCGCAACCATGTTATTACAGCAAAAACTTAACCCTGCGCCTATAGACCCAATGCAGCAAAAAGTGATGATGGCATTACCCTTAGTATTTACGGTATTTTTTGCCTTTTTCCCTTCAGGTTTAGTATTATATTGGGTTGTAAACAACAGCTTATCTATTGCCCAACAATGGGTTATTACGAAAAAAGTAGTTGGTGAAGTAAAACTGGATTAA
- the rsfS gene encoding ribosome silencing factor: protein MESAQLLTIVQTALEDLKAHDLKVLDVRQLSNVTDYMVVATGQSSRQVSALANNVVEKAKANGMRPLGQEGLDVGEWALIDLGDVVVHVMQPTVRDFYQIEKLWTESEAAANSPYMQRLMPHRSAV from the coding sequence ATGGAATCTGCACAACTGCTGACGATTGTACAAACAGCCTTAGAAGATTTAAAAGCACATGATTTAAAAGTATTAGATGTGCGTCAGTTAAGTAATGTTACCGACTACATGGTCGTTGCGACGGGGCAATCTAGCCGTCAAGTCAGTGCATTAGCCAATAATGTCGTGGAAAAGGCAAAAGCCAACGGAATGCGCCCATTAGGACAAGAAGGCTTAGACGTTGGAGAATGGGCATTGATTGATTTAGGCGATGTGGTTGTGCATGTGATGCAACCTACGGTTCGCGATTTCTATCAAATTGAAAAACTCTGGACAGAATCCGAAGCCGCCGCAAACAGCCCTTATATGCAACGATTAATGCCACATCGTTCAGCAGTATAA
- the dnaA gene encoding chromosomal replication initiator protein DnaA — protein sequence MVSTKLWSECLKTLERELSGQDFNVWIRPLQALEDAQTLRLLAPNRFVMDYVKQHYSQRITDLLVRLRPNGTPQLALQVGNSRVSVSSPPPAQTLKVINTTATVASTATISPIVNHLNPKLLFNHFVAGKSNQIALSSAQQAATEPSLYNPLFIYGGVGLGKTHLIHAVGNQILQKQPYSRVLYVPSERFVSEMVKALHEKKMNEFKRHYRSVDTLLIDDVQFFMNKAQSQEELFHTFNYLFDNQKQIIFTCDRPPQNLQGIEERLKSRFSCGLAVAVEQPDLETRVAIIHAKARLAQTVLPEEVAYFIAYHIQSNVRELEGALHRIIATARFTNAVITLENVQETLKDLLSHAQSALITLAIIQKTVADYFRVPVSTMRSRQRTRQIARPRQIAMSLAKELTQHSLPEIGDAFGGRDHSTVLYSCRTVAKLKTADQQIQQDYSHLLKRLSH from the coding sequence TTGGTATCCACAAAACTGTGGAGTGAGTGTCTAAAAACATTAGAGCGTGAGTTGTCAGGGCAAGACTTTAATGTTTGGATACGTCCATTACAAGCACTCGAAGACGCTCAAACTCTACGACTCCTTGCGCCTAATCGCTTTGTTATGGATTATGTAAAGCAACACTATAGTCAGCGTATCACGGATTTGTTAGTTCGTCTGCGTCCTAATGGTACGCCTCAACTCGCCCTGCAAGTCGGTAATAGTCGTGTTTCTGTCAGTAGTCCACCCCCCGCGCAAACGTTGAAAGTTATCAACACGACAGCGACAGTAGCTAGCACCGCGACAATAAGTCCTATTGTTAATCATCTCAATCCTAAATTACTCTTTAATCATTTTGTTGCAGGTAAATCAAATCAAATTGCCTTGTCCTCAGCCCAACAAGCGGCAACTGAACCAAGTCTTTATAATCCATTATTTATTTATGGTGGTGTTGGCTTAGGTAAAACCCATCTGATTCATGCTGTTGGTAATCAAATTTTACAAAAACAACCCTATTCGCGTGTTTTATACGTTCCTTCTGAACGATTCGTGAGTGAGATGGTGAAAGCCTTACATGAAAAAAAAATGAATGAATTTAAACGGCACTATCGATCAGTTGACACTTTATTAATTGATGATGTGCAGTTTTTTATGAATAAAGCCCAATCGCAAGAAGAGTTATTTCATACATTCAATTATTTATTTGATAATCAAAAACAAATTATTTTTACCTGTGATCGTCCGCCACAAAATCTACAAGGAATTGAAGAACGCTTAAAATCACGTTTTAGCTGTGGTCTAGCCGTTGCCGTAGAACAACCCGATTTAGAAACTCGAGTTGCCATTATTCATGCAAAAGCCCGTCTTGCCCAAACAGTGTTACCTGAAGAAGTGGCTTATTTTATTGCATATCATATTCAATCTAATGTGAGAGAATTAGAAGGTGCATTACACCGCATCATTGCGACCGCACGCTTTACTAACGCAGTTATTACCTTAGAGAATGTACAAGAAACATTAAAAGACCTGCTTAGTCATGCACAATCAGCGTTAATTACCTTAGCGATTATTCAAAAAACGGTTGCAGACTATTTTAGAGTACCTGTTTCAACCATGCGTTCACGTCAACGAACACGTCAAATTGCTAGACCACGTCAAATTGCGATGAGCTTAGCAAAAGAACTCACTCAACATAGCCTGCCTGAAATCGGTGACGCATTTGGTGGACGTGACCATAGCACCGTGCTTTATAGCTGTCGTACAGTCGCAAAACTCAAAACAGCCGACCAACAAATACAGCAAGACTATAGTCACTTATTAAAAAGACTTTCACACTAA
- the yidD gene encoding membrane protein insertion efficiency factor YidD, which produces MQKVLILLIQGYRLFISPYLGQHCRFHPSCSEYAQIAIREHGVLQGLWLAIRRLFRCNPWHEGGYDPVPERRKPDQHG; this is translated from the coding sequence ATGCAAAAAGTCTTGATTCTCTTGATTCAAGGCTATCGTCTTTTCATTAGCCCCTATCTAGGGCAACATTGTCGATTTCACCCAAGCTGTTCTGAATATGCCCAAATTGCCATCCGTGAACACGGCGTGCTACAGGGTTTATGGTTAGCTATTAGACGCTTGTTCCGTTGTAACCCTTGGCATGAGGGTGGTTATGACCCTGTGCCTGAGCGAAGGAAACCTGATCAACATGGATAA
- the rnpA gene encoding ribonuclease P protein component, with the protein MDEVLHYAFSRQQRLLKSADFKKVFEKSYKSGDRYLTVLARANGFPQARLGLAIAKKQIKLAVMRNRVKRLVRDSFRLHQHTLAGLDCVVLARQNLADIDNSTLLCSLTKHWRVLAAQCKKS; encoded by the coding sequence ATGGACGAGGTGCTGCATTATGCGTTTAGCCGTCAGCAACGTCTGCTAAAATCAGCCGATTTTAAAAAAGTTTTTGAAAAGTCCTATAAGTCGGGTGATCGCTATCTCACAGTGCTTGCCCGTGCCAATGGCTTTCCACAAGCTCGGCTGGGTTTAGCAATTGCTAAAAAGCAGATTAAATTGGCGGTTATGCGTAACCGCGTTAAACGTCTTGTACGTGATAGTTTTCGTCTTCATCAACACACGTTGGCGGGATTGGATTGTGTAGTATTAGCCCGACAAAACTTAGCCGACATTGATAACTCCACTCTGTTATGTTCATTAACAAAGCATTGGCGGGTGTTAGCCGCACAATGCAAAAAGTCTTGA